In Dehalogenimonas etheniformans, one genomic interval encodes:
- a CDS encoding NADPH-dependent FMN reductase, with product MQTKIKVLGFAGSLRQGSFNRMLLKTAVELAPPGIDLQVFDLAPIPPFNQDQEHSLPGVVREFKSLIDAADAILFVTPEANYSVPGVMKNAIDWASRPHGDNSFKDKPAAIMSASTSSLGGARAQYHLRQMMVFLEMHPVNKPEVMVPLAAQAFDSDGNLIDQKARDLVKQLLNALYDWTLRLKCNPIQ from the coding sequence ATGCAGACCAAGATCAAGGTGCTCGGTTTCGCCGGCAGCCTTCGCCAAGGTTCGTTCAACAGAATGCTCCTGAAGACGGCTGTTGAACTGGCGCCTCCCGGCATCGATCTTCAGGTATTCGATCTTGCCCCGATCCCCCCTTTCAACCAGGACCAGGAACACAGCCTGCCCGGTGTAGTCCGGGAATTCAAGTCGCTCATCGATGCCGCTGACGCGATACTGTTCGTTACTCCTGAAGCCAACTACTCCGTTCCCGGAGTCATGAAAAATGCCATCGACTGGGCATCGCGCCCTCACGGCGATAATTCCTTCAAAGATAAGCCGGCGGCGATCATGAGCGCCTCGACAAGTTCGCTTGGCGGAGCCAGGGCGCAGTATCATCTCAGGCAGATGATGGTGTTCCTGGAGATGCATCCGGTAAACAAGCCGGAAGTAATGGTGCCCCTGGCCGCGCAGGCTTTCGATTCGGATGGCAATTTGATCGATCAAAAAGCCCGTGATCTCGTCAAACAACTGCTAAATGCCCTCTACGACTGGACGCTCAGGCTAAAATGCAATCCGATTCAATAG
- a CDS encoding acyl-CoA dehydratase activase, protein MSYYLGLDVGSVNVKLCLIDGKGNVVKRDLEKIVFDARLAVNTLLERLEQIGSVAGAGVAGSGKDIIPGEWGWGAYSSPLAVASGVLHGYPDARTIIEIGGQTSLVISLEDGLRKPWKVVSNPLCAAGTGRFLEQQAYRLGITMDDFTTIALSQRGPAPRVAARCSVFAKSDIIHLQQKGVPLSAILYALCESIARMIVSLKKGSFEEPVYLVGGVAANGAVERALNGLLAGRNGREVKAIVPDDAVYAEAFGAALLSIGKHSRVSSLPVAENRRSYFQTPALEHQAILVPPALPPVTERRSGYLGIDVGSTSTKAVILDSVTGKIIAKTYLMTAGRPIDAVKQVMVELLKKGAGNIDIAGAGVTGSGRYLVGGFVGADLIKNEITAQTRAAAVIDKDADIIEIGGQDSKLVLKRNGVVIDCQMNKACAAGTGSFIDELADQLGVKVTNGDFARLAFTAPYMIDLGTRCAAFMSQSITSAQQDGVSLPVITASLANAIAKNYLSKVVAHRKLGNNIILTGAVFYNEAVVSAFRQQLPEHTLSVAEHREVSGAMGAALLARDQNGLIPRSSIFKGFRVLSESNCNLTTFPCYHCDNNCTITQMKLPGGVLSFYGSRCDRYDARTEKAKVRTAFDDREQLLLKGFNEGAGNGPRVGIPRALLAHDLAPLLIGFLNALDARVVVSSRTTAKIIEHSVELAYTDSCFPVKLLHGHVASLKDRVDFILCPAAIRLGPKEGDENQKYACPLVQASPFIVREVLGLGARLLSPVLDFSLGDDEVAANLAAAARELGADPSVARRAALAGIHSQRLFESERAAAGREALAKLKSGGKTGVVIISRSYMAGDPGANLGIADALAQLGVEPIPMDYLPLDSVDISKYSDRPYWSYESKFIAASVIIFQEPGLYGLMITNFGCGPNSFILPMLEDIMGGKPLGQLEIDEHAAEAGVITRLEAFVDTINGYSRTPQQHEMVPIEFRRQTLPIMVNHKTFVIPLMAPFIKVLAGVVESSGPKVEVLPETDARSLQLSNRVTAGTECLPYRATLGDFLRFCQDNRGVVTSSEFIMASAYGPCRLGKYALEQGVALKQAGYDIEIRSTTSNKAYEDMNLGPDFPRRAADAIFASDALEKLLWRARPYEKQAGLADALFESYLSKFRESARRRENLNGLLSGAARDFNNIMDPTLPRRPLVGINGEIYLRANRFANNDLVLCCEAAGLEVTVSPTAEWLRYIFHRAHEDNLRFRRYGKLLKSYLRRHVLDNDYRKSIGLIEHIVGGLKEGPIEEVLNKSGRHLSPRCGSEAVLSIGSGLEWLESRDFAGVISVMPHGCMPGGIVAAMSEKLALTLHKPWITLTYDGIMESNNRTRIQNFAEIIKYSASSISSHVGADF, encoded by the coding sequence ATGAGCTATTACCTGGGGCTGGATGTAGGTTCGGTCAACGTTAAACTTTGTCTCATCGACGGCAAAGGGAACGTTGTCAAGCGCGATCTCGAGAAGATCGTGTTTGATGCGCGCCTGGCCGTCAACACCTTGCTGGAACGTTTGGAGCAGATAGGATCTGTCGCCGGGGCGGGTGTTGCCGGATCAGGTAAGGACATTATCCCCGGAGAATGGGGTTGGGGGGCGTATTCCAGCCCTCTGGCGGTCGCCTCGGGAGTATTGCACGGCTATCCTGATGCCCGGACGATAATCGAGATCGGCGGACAGACATCCCTGGTCATCAGCTTGGAAGACGGGTTGAGAAAACCCTGGAAGGTTGTATCCAATCCCCTTTGCGCCGCGGGCACCGGTCGCTTCCTTGAACAGCAGGCATACCGGCTGGGCATTACCATGGATGATTTCACCACCATAGCGCTATCACAACGGGGGCCTGCGCCCCGCGTCGCCGCGCGGTGCAGCGTTTTCGCCAAGAGCGATATTATCCACCTGCAGCAAAAAGGAGTTCCCCTTTCAGCCATCCTGTACGCGCTGTGCGAGAGCATCGCCCGGATGATCGTTTCATTAAAGAAGGGCTCCTTCGAGGAACCGGTTTATCTCGTCGGCGGTGTCGCCGCTAATGGCGCCGTAGAGCGGGCTCTGAACGGTTTGCTTGCCGGCAGGAACGGTCGCGAAGTTAAGGCGATCGTGCCGGATGACGCCGTTTACGCCGAAGCTTTCGGTGCCGCCCTGTTGTCGATAGGAAAACACTCCAGGGTCAGTTCTTTGCCGGTTGCCGAAAACCGCCGAAGTTATTTCCAAACTCCGGCTCTTGAACACCAGGCGATACTCGTACCCCCTGCCCTGCCTCCGGTCACGGAGCGCCGCAGCGGTTACTTGGGAATCGATGTCGGTTCCACCAGCACCAAGGCGGTCATCCTGGACAGTGTGACCGGCAAGATAATCGCCAAGACCTATCTGATGACGGCCGGCCGTCCGATCGATGCCGTCAAACAGGTGATGGTCGAACTGCTGAAAAAGGGAGCCGGCAACATTGATATCGCCGGAGCCGGCGTAACCGGTTCCGGACGTTACCTGGTGGGAGGTTTCGTCGGCGCCGATTTGATCAAGAATGAGATCACCGCTCAGACTAGGGCGGCCGCTGTCATCGACAAAGACGCGGATATAATCGAGATCGGCGGTCAGGACTCCAAACTGGTGCTGAAGCGAAATGGTGTAGTTATCGATTGCCAGATGAATAAAGCCTGCGCCGCCGGTACGGGGAGCTTTATAGACGAACTGGCTGACCAATTGGGGGTTAAGGTCACCAACGGCGATTTCGCCCGCCTGGCGTTTACCGCACCCTATATGATCGATCTGGGAACAAGATGCGCGGCCTTCATGAGCCAGTCGATCACTTCGGCCCAGCAGGACGGGGTGTCTCTTCCCGTAATCACGGCGTCGCTGGCGAATGCCATAGCCAAGAACTATCTATCGAAGGTCGTTGCCCACCGCAAGCTGGGCAACAACATCATCTTGACGGGCGCCGTTTTTTACAACGAAGCAGTGGTGTCCGCATTCCGGCAGCAGCTTCCGGAGCATACTCTTTCGGTGGCGGAACACCGGGAAGTCAGTGGTGCCATGGGCGCGGCTCTTCTCGCCCGAGACCAGAACGGGCTTATTCCGAGGTCTTCGATCTTCAAAGGATTCCGGGTCTTGTCCGAAAGTAACTGCAATCTGACGACGTTCCCCTGTTATCACTGTGACAACAATTGCACCATCACCCAAATGAAGTTGCCGGGTGGTGTTCTTTCTTTTTACGGCAGCCGCTGCGACCGCTACGACGCACGGACCGAAAAGGCCAAAGTCCGGACGGCTTTTGATGATAGAGAACAACTCTTGCTTAAAGGTTTTAACGAAGGCGCCGGCAACGGGCCCCGGGTCGGCATTCCACGGGCGCTCCTGGCCCATGACCTGGCGCCGCTTCTGATAGGATTCCTCAATGCCCTCGATGCCAGGGTAGTGGTTTCCTCCCGGACGACAGCCAAGATTATCGAACACTCCGTGGAACTGGCCTATACCGACAGCTGTTTTCCGGTGAAGCTCCTCCACGGGCACGTCGCGTCCCTCAAAGACCGGGTTGATTTCATCCTGTGTCCCGCCGCCATCAGGCTGGGTCCTAAGGAAGGGGATGAAAATCAGAAGTATGCCTGCCCGCTGGTGCAGGCTTCGCCTTTCATCGTCAGGGAGGTTCTCGGGCTGGGGGCTCGTCTTTTATCGCCGGTCCTTGATTTCAGCCTCGGTGACGATGAGGTTGCCGCCAACCTCGCCGCCGCCGCCCGCGAACTCGGCGCTGATCCGTCGGTGGCCAGACGGGCGGCTCTGGCGGGCATCCATTCCCAGAGGCTGTTTGAATCGGAGAGAGCGGCGGCCGGCAGGGAAGCCCTCGCGAAATTGAAATCCGGCGGTAAAACCGGGGTTGTCATCATCTCCCGGTCCTATATGGCGGGGGACCCAGGGGCTAACTTGGGAATAGCTGATGCCCTGGCTCAACTCGGCGTCGAGCCCATCCCCATGGACTATTTGCCCCTCGATTCGGTCGATATCAGTAAATACTCCGACCGGCCGTACTGGTCGTATGAGAGCAAATTCATCGCCGCTTCGGTCATTATCTTTCAGGAGCCTGGTCTCTACGGCCTGATGATCACCAATTTTGGCTGCGGCCCGAACTCATTTATCCTGCCGATGCTGGAAGATATCATGGGCGGCAAACCCCTGGGACAGTTGGAGATCGACGAACATGCAGCCGAAGCCGGCGTCATCACCAGGCTTGAGGCTTTCGTCGATACTATTAACGGGTATTCGCGGACGCCGCAGCAGCATGAAATGGTGCCAATTGAGTTTCGAAGACAGACTTTGCCAATAATGGTCAATCACAAGACGTTCGTCATACCGCTGATGGCGCCATTCATCAAGGTCCTGGCGGGGGTGGTCGAATCCAGCGGCCCGAAAGTGGAGGTATTGCCGGAAACCGATGCCCGCAGTCTCCAGTTGTCCAACCGCGTCACCGCCGGAACCGAATGTTTGCCTTATCGGGCTACCCTGGGAGACTTCCTGAGGTTCTGCCAGGATAACCGGGGAGTCGTGACCTCGTCCGAGTTTATCATGGCCAGCGCCTACGGTCCCTGCCGTTTGGGGAAATATGCCCTGGAACAAGGTGTCGCGCTGAAACAAGCCGGTTACGACATCGAGATCAGATCGACCACTTCCAACAAGGCTTACGAGGATATGAATCTCGGTCCCGATTTCCCTCGGCGCGCTGCGGATGCCATTTTCGCCTCGGATGCCCTGGAAAAACTGTTGTGGCGTGCCAGACCGTATGAAAAACAGGCCGGACTGGCCGACGCGCTGTTCGAGTCGTATTTATCGAAATTCCGGGAAAGCGCCCGTCGCAGGGAGAATCTGAACGGGTTGCTGTCCGGTGCGGCGCGTGATTTTAATAACATTATGGATCCAACCCTGCCCCGCCGCCCCCTGGTCGGAATCAATGGAGAGATCTATCTTCGGGCTAACCGCTTTGCCAACAACGACCTGGTCCTCTGCTGCGAGGCCGCCGGGCTTGAAGTTACTGTTTCGCCCACTGCCGAATGGTTGAGGTACATTTTCCACCGCGCCCACGAGGATAACCTAAGGTTCCGGCGGTACGGCAAGCTCCTTAAAAGCTACCTCAGGCGCCACGTTTTGGACAACGACTACCGGAAGAGCATCGGCCTGATCGAACATATCGTGGGCGGTTTGAAGGAGGGTCCGATCGAGGAAGTTCTGAATAAATCGGGACGTCACCTGTCGCCTCGGTGCGGCAGCGAAGCGGTGCTTTCGATAGGGTCGGGGCTGGAGTGGCTGGAGAGCCGGGATTTTGCCGGCGTGATCTCGGTCATGCCCCACGGCTGCATGCCGGGGGGTATCGTAGCCGCCATGTCGGAAAAGCTGGCTTTGACTCTGCACAAACCGTGGATCACCCTGACCTACGATGGCATCATGGAGAGCAATAACCGCACCCGCATCCAGAACTTCGCCGAGATCATCAAGTACTCAGCTTCTTCGATTTCGTCCCATGTAGGGGCGGATTTTTAA
- a CDS encoding response regulator encodes MRILIADDDFQVRGALRLLIEQQFDDVAVEEISAAGQLLELHQCASSDLILLDWELPGEDRFSLLQDLKTRCPGAAVVVLSALPESRKEALVCGARAFISKNDPPEVFIQLLRDIAAG; translated from the coding sequence GTGCGTATACTAATTGCTGACGATGATTTCCAGGTGAGGGGAGCTTTACGGCTCCTCATCGAGCAGCAATTCGACGATGTGGCGGTTGAAGAAATATCCGCCGCGGGACAACTGTTGGAACTGCATCAGTGCGCTTCCTCGGATTTGATCTTGCTGGATTGGGAACTCCCGGGCGAAGATCGTTTCAGCCTGCTGCAGGATTTAAAGACCCGGTGTCCTGGTGCTGCCGTGGTCGTCCTCAGCGCCCTTCCGGAATCAAGAAAAGAAGCGCTGGTCTGCGGTGCCAGGGCATTCATCAGTAAGAATGATCCACCAGAAGTATTTATCCAGTTGTTGAGGGATATCGCGGCCGGGTGA
- a CDS encoding cation-translocating P-type ATPase, with protein sequence MVSDNSPKSLDELARHLGASLNSGLSQDEAGKRLDRYGLNVIPRPSRNLFQVYIAPLLNWLVNIYLVITTILALLAIFVLPDLWGQVTFWIIFIVLNAAVAIIQQIRAQKKLEALENMSPPKSKVIRDGEVKEIKSEELVPGDLIKLEQGDRVPADSRLIKASFLTVNEAPLTGESVPVEKTSESASSVSENGNMVYLGTYVTSGTTTALVVATGSRTRLGGIAETVVRLNTGDIPLRQKVNKVARYLASAVAVYLLISLAYHLVSLSREGLLVVDGALNARLLAETASRSLITSMSIMPINIPLLTTIILLAGTLAMARQQVVIRDLSAVESLGRISVVCTDKTGTITKNEMTVRWVCLPELNGADHIFGATGTGFDPHGRLFAVSDTSEAAGGFEFDQVPDSRPAATVARDSALEMLLVSGMLNNESSIVKIPAPKAGKTGEGATFCAVGDTTDAALLTLFGKSGLDEDVYRSAFREIASYPFDSNLKRVSKVFEDSRTGKLLAFTKGATERVLERSLSLVFGSMEDSVGLGEKEKGHLLKKAGEFAARGYRVISLAFKCIDGTEQQPSRDSVEGGLIYLGFVAIIDPPRDGVLESVAEAEKAGVRSVMVTGDSLETARSIAGQVGIVRDGDLASMAYNRDLPDQEFFKTSVFARVSPEDKMAIVQRYKQANRTVAVTGDGVNDAPALSTADVGIAMGVTGTDVAKQSSDMIIADDSFNSVVVGIREGRGLFQKIRSLIFFYISVNAAEALVYFGASFIPDFNLLNSWQRIYIFTTAHAIPPLAFISDRLSRDVMSEKPRDGEDIFNRNTTLAMALFIVSLASVLSLIYLVASSGLLPVWDGNHLGIIPDFGGGALDPVGWAQAKARTMLLTVALLSETLLVLCLRRLNKSAFRTLNDDNYWFVWPFLLFVPVLHVALMYIPGLQEFLNNNLSINLEIIRLTVVDWIVALVFALIPIGLLEWYKARVRQHGRFF encoded by the coding sequence ATGGTTTCCGATAATTCGCCGAAATCACTTGACGAACTGGCGCGCCACCTTGGGGCCAGCCTTAATTCCGGGCTGTCCCAGGATGAAGCTGGAAAACGGCTGGATCGATACGGGCTAAACGTTATTCCCAGGCCGTCCCGAAATCTTTTCCAGGTATACATAGCCCCGCTCCTCAATTGGCTGGTCAATATTTACCTCGTCATCACGACAATCCTGGCGTTACTGGCGATCTTTGTCCTCCCTGACCTATGGGGGCAGGTGACCTTCTGGATAATTTTCATTGTGCTTAACGCCGCCGTCGCCATCATTCAACAAATCCGGGCGCAGAAAAAGCTTGAAGCGCTTGAGAACATGTCTCCGCCCAAAAGCAAGGTCATCCGTGACGGCGAGGTTAAAGAGATCAAATCCGAGGAGTTAGTCCCGGGTGACCTGATCAAGCTGGAGCAGGGAGACCGGGTGCCTGCGGATTCGAGACTCATAAAGGCATCGTTCCTTACCGTGAACGAAGCGCCGCTAACCGGTGAATCCGTGCCCGTGGAAAAAACCTCGGAGAGCGCCTCTTCAGTTTCAGAAAACGGTAACATGGTTTACTTGGGAACATATGTTACATCGGGCACCACAACCGCGCTTGTGGTCGCGACGGGTAGCCGGACGCGCCTTGGCGGTATCGCGGAAACCGTCGTCAGGTTAAACACCGGCGACATCCCCCTCAGGCAAAAAGTTAACAAGGTTGCCCGCTATCTCGCTTCGGCGGTCGCCGTATATCTCCTGATTTCTCTTGCGTATCACCTGGTTTCTTTGTCCCGGGAAGGCCTTCTCGTGGTTGACGGAGCCTTGAACGCGCGTTTGCTGGCTGAGACCGCCTCCCGGAGCCTTATCACCTCGATGAGCATCATGCCCATCAACATTCCCCTTCTGACAACCATTATTCTATTGGCCGGAACCCTGGCTATGGCCCGGCAGCAGGTGGTGATCCGGGACCTCTCGGCCGTCGAGAGCCTGGGGCGTATTTCGGTTGTATGTACCGATAAGACGGGGACGATAACCAAAAACGAGATGACGGTCAGGTGGGTCTGTCTACCCGAACTTAATGGCGCCGATCACATTTTTGGCGCTACCGGTACCGGTTTCGATCCGCACGGACGATTGTTTGCTGTGTCGGATACATCGGAGGCAGCGGGTGGATTCGAATTCGACCAGGTGCCGGATTCCAGGCCAGCCGCAACGGTCGCCCGTGACTCGGCGCTAGAAATGCTGCTCGTCTCGGGTATGTTGAACAATGAAAGTTCGATAGTAAAGATCCCGGCTCCAAAGGCTGGTAAAACTGGCGAAGGGGCAACTTTTTGTGCCGTGGGCGATACCACCGATGCCGCGCTCCTGACTCTTTTCGGAAAATCTGGGCTCGATGAAGATGTTTACCGCTCGGCCTTCCGTGAAATTGCCTCATATCCTTTCGACTCTAATCTAAAGCGGGTAAGCAAAGTTTTCGAAGACAGCAGGACCGGAAAATTATTGGCGTTTACCAAGGGCGCCACTGAAAGAGTGCTAGAAAGAAGTTTATCTCTGGTTTTCGGCTCCATGGAAGATTCAGTAGGCCTCGGTGAAAAAGAAAAAGGGCATCTTTTAAAAAAAGCCGGAGAATTCGCGGCGCGCGGCTATCGGGTCATCTCGCTGGCGTTCAAATGTATCGATGGGACTGAGCAGCAACCCTCCAGGGACTCGGTCGAAGGCGGCCTTATCTATCTCGGTTTTGTTGCGATTATCGATCCTCCTCGTGACGGCGTCCTGGAATCGGTCGCTGAAGCTGAAAAGGCCGGGGTCCGGTCGGTGATGGTCACCGGCGACAGTCTGGAAACCGCCCGCAGCATCGCCGGCCAGGTGGGGATCGTCCGCGACGGCGATTTAGCTTCAATGGCTTACAACCGGGACCTCCCCGATCAGGAATTCTTTAAAACCTCGGTCTTCGCCCGGGTTTCGCCCGAGGACAAAATGGCTATCGTCCAGCGCTACAAGCAGGCTAATCGTACCGTCGCCGTCACCGGGGACGGGGTGAACGATGCGCCCGCTTTGTCGACGGCGGACGTGGGTATCGCCATGGGCGTGACCGGGACAGATGTCGCCAAACAGTCGTCGGATATGATCATCGCCGACGACTCGTTCAATTCGGTGGTGGTGGGAATCCGTGAAGGCCGGGGACTTTTCCAGAAGATCCGGTCTCTTATATTTTTCTACATTTCAGTCAACGCCGCCGAAGCCCTGGTCTATTTCGGCGCCTCCTTCATTCCGGATTTCAATCTTTTGAATTCCTGGCAGAGGATATACATTTTTACCACCGCCCATGCAATTCCGCCGCTGGCTTTCATTTCGGATCGTCTTAGCCGGGACGTCATGTCCGAAAAACCCCGTGACGGCGAGGACATTTTCAACCGGAATACCACTCTCGCCATGGCGTTGTTCATCGTATCGCTGGCCTCGGTGCTTTCATTGATCTACCTTGTTGCTTCTTCCGGGCTGTTGCCGGTATGGGACGGGAACCATCTGGGCATAATCCCGGATTTCGGAGGCGGTGCTCTTGATCCGGTAGGGTGGGCGCAAGCCAAAGCCCGTACCATGCTGCTGACCGTTGCGCTTTTGAGCGAGACCTTACTCGTACTGTGCTTACGCCGTTTGAACAAATCGGCGTTCAGAACCCTCAACGATGACAATTATTGGTTTGTCTGGCCGTTCCTGCTATTCGTTCCGGTTCTGCATGTGGCGCTTATGTATATTCCTGGGCTTCAGGAATTCTTGAATAATAACCTCTCCATCAATCTTGAAATAATACGTCTGACTGTGGTGGATTGGATAGTTGCGCTGGTTTTTGCACTGATTCCGATTGGTTTGCTGGAATGGTACAAAGCCCGCGTCCGTCAGCACGGCAGGTTCTTCTAG
- a CDS encoding presenilin family intramembrane aspartyl protease yields the protein MIAQVLTLLMVNRIDPFLAEKNIYVPTQPPQDVTIWPGETTLPSGEVVDVPVYSSLGPILIYFAVVVAIVGLVLALIPVRMLKTVLRGVFALVFGWGSFIMAALWLPFQFAIAIALAVSLIWFFIPRVWFHNAALVISFVSLGAVFGRFITPWTGMIIIGALAIYDYLAVRSGFMVWMADKMTQTAALPALVIPRYAGEWGDSIKEKGVQTIVQTEPTDRKYSIVGGGDISFPCLLTASVYFSQAQGLAPGIIMAIAGTAGLGGAYLIQKFIVKGKPVPALPPIAICTLIGLFIIRSIW from the coding sequence GTGATCGCACAGGTCTTGACCCTACTCATGGTCAACCGCATCGATCCCTTCCTGGCTGAAAAGAACATCTATGTACCAACCCAACCCCCTCAAGATGTGACTATCTGGCCAGGAGAAACCACCCTTCCCTCCGGTGAAGTAGTCGATGTCCCGGTCTATTCTTCGCTTGGACCGATATTGATCTACTTTGCGGTCGTGGTCGCTATCGTGGGGCTAGTGTTGGCGCTGATACCGGTCAGGATGTTGAAAACGGTCCTCCGGGGCGTCTTCGCACTGGTTTTCGGGTGGGGATCTTTCATCATGGCGGCGTTATGGCTGCCTTTTCAGTTCGCGATAGCGATTGCCCTGGCAGTCAGCTTGATCTGGTTCTTCATCCCCCGTGTCTGGTTCCACAACGCCGCACTTGTCATTTCATTCGTGAGCCTCGGCGCGGTTTTCGGGAGGTTCATCACTCCGTGGACCGGGATGATCATCATCGGGGCGCTTGCTATCTACGATTATTTGGCTGTCAGATCTGGTTTCATGGTCTGGATGGCCGATAAGATGACCCAAACCGCAGCACTACCCGCATTGGTCATTCCAAGATACGCCGGCGAATGGGGAGACAGCATCAAGGAAAAAGGCGTCCAAACTATCGTCCAGACAGAACCCACCGACAGGAAATACTCGATCGTCGGCGGCGGAGATATCAGTTTCCCGTGCCTGCTTACAGCCTCGGTCTATTTTTCCCAGGCGCAGGGCCTGGCTCCCGGCATCATCATGGCCATCGCTGGAACCGCCGGTTTGGGTGGCGCCTATCTCATCCAAAAATTCATCGTCAAGGGCAAACCGGTCCCCGCTCTCCCACCCATTGCAATTTGTACACTTATCGGTTTATTCATTATCCGCTCGATCTGGTAA